One genomic segment of Cellulophaga sp. HaHaR_3_176 includes these proteins:
- a CDS encoding RsmD family RNA methyltransferase yields the protein MRIISGKNRGRRITAPKKLPVRPTTDMAKEALFNILNNDYYFEDLKILDLFSGTGNIAYEFGSRGCKSITCVDAHQGCVKFIIDTSKELELDITALKSDVFSYLEKVSIKSDIIFADPPYDLPFEDFSKIPEFVFSRELLLEEGVLIVEHSKHTDLSSLPNFSKEKKYGGSVFSFFEA from the coding sequence ATGAGAATTATTTCAGGAAAAAATAGAGGAAGAAGAATTACCGCTCCAAAAAAACTACCTGTAAGACCAACTACAGATATGGCTAAAGAAGCGTTATTTAATATTTTAAATAACGACTATTATTTTGAAGATCTTAAAATTTTAGACCTTTTTTCAGGTACAGGTAACATTGCATATGAATTTGGATCAAGAGGTTGCAAATCCATCACTTGTGTTGATGCACATCAAGGCTGTGTAAAGTTTATTATCGATACTTCAAAAGAATTAGAACTTGACATTACGGCATTAAAAAGTGATGTTTTTTCTTATTTAGAAAAAGTTAGCATAAAATCAGATATAATTTTTGCTGACCCACCTTACGATTTACCTTTTGAAGATTTCAGTAAAATACCTGAATTTGTTTTTTCTAGAGAATTACTATTAGAAGAAGGTGTGTTAATTGTAGAACACTCTAAACATACTGATTTATCATCACTACCTAATTTCTCTAAAGAAAAAAAATACGGAGGAAGTGTATTTAGCTTTTTTGAAGCCTAA
- a CDS encoding DUF3822 family protein produces MSYKKLSIQISLNGLSFCVLDSIGNKILKQETIYFPEELNPYQILKKLKELFEKHDINKNKFSDVTVIHRNSLFSIVPKALFDEKELVNYLKFNAKILANDHVVYDDISAYDMVNVYVPFVNINNYIFELFGEFEYKHNGTVLIQSLLNTTNNEKEPICYVNVLSNQIDIVIIKNKKLVLFNSFDFYSKEDFIYYILFVIEQLTLNPETVKVKLFGAIEEGDELFSICHTYIRNVAVYIPSNLKHHIDSADASIDFTTLSAL; encoded by the coding sequence ATGAGTTATAAGAAATTGTCCATTCAGATTAGTTTGAATGGACTTTCTTTTTGTGTTTTAGATTCTATAGGAAATAAGATTCTAAAGCAAGAAACTATATATTTCCCTGAAGAATTAAATCCTTATCAAATTCTTAAAAAGCTAAAAGAGCTTTTTGAAAAACATGATATCAATAAAAATAAATTCTCAGACGTTACTGTAATTCACAGAAATTCTTTATTTAGTATTGTACCGAAAGCTTTATTCGACGAAAAAGAGTTAGTCAATTATTTAAAATTCAATGCTAAAATATTAGCAAATGACCATGTGGTTTATGACGATATTTCGGCATACGACATGGTAAATGTTTATGTACCCTTCGTTAATATAAACAATTATATTTTTGAACTTTTTGGAGAGTTTGAATATAAGCACAACGGAACAGTACTTATTCAAAGTCTATTAAATACCACTAATAACGAAAAAGAACCTATTTGCTATGTAAATGTTCTTAGCAATCAAATTGACATCGTTATTATTAAAAATAAAAAACTAGTACTCTTTAATAGTTTTGATTTTTACTCGAAAGAAGATTTTATCTACTACATTCTTTTTGTAATTGAACAATTAACGTTAAATCCAGAAACAGTTAAAGTAAAATTATTCGGAGCCATAGAAGAAGGTGATGAACTTTTTAGCATATGCCATACTTATATTAGAAATGTGGCTGTCTATATTCCTTCAAATTTAAAACACCATATCGATAGCGCAGATGCGTCGATCGATTTCACTACACTAAGCGCCTTATAA
- a CDS encoding ATP-dependent RecD-like DNA helicase, producing MKPISSASFFITLKEKFPHDPTIKQSQALEQLAEFILSKDKDQIFLLNGFAGTGKTTIIGTIVANLWHTTMKTVLMAPTGRAAKVMSNYSKTQSFTIHRKIYFPKKQSGGGIQFVLSPNKHRNTIFIVDEASMIPDTPADSKLFENGSLLDDLIQYVYSGHGCKLILIGDTAQLPPVHLDLSPALDANKLSLNYNKEVTNLELNEVVRQAEDSGILYNATNLREQLQSEFYDDFKFDVNPFKDIVRLIEGNEILEAIEDSYSVNGKEETAFIVRSNKRANLYNENIRKRILYLEHEIAVGDYMMVVKNNYFWLKPSSESGFIANGDIIEVLEIYSIKEIYSFKFAEVRVKMVDYPNQEPFETVLLLDTISAEAPSLPYEDSNRLYQEVMKDYEDETSKYKKFLAVKNNKFFNALQVKFSYAITCHKSQGGQWDTVFVEQPYMPNGLDKENMRWLYTAITRAKSKLYLIGFKNDFFVDSE from the coding sequence ATGAAACCTATTAGTTCTGCATCATTTTTTATTACATTAAAAGAAAAATTCCCACATGACCCTACTATTAAGCAGAGTCAAGCATTAGAACAGCTTGCAGAATTTATTTTATCAAAAGATAAAGATCAAATTTTTTTATTAAATGGTTTTGCTGGAACAGGAAAAACAACCATTATTGGTACAATTGTAGCCAATTTATGGCATACAACTATGAAAACTGTTTTGATGGCGCCAACAGGTAGGGCTGCCAAAGTAATGTCTAACTATTCAAAAACTCAATCATTCACAATACATAGAAAAATATATTTTCCTAAGAAGCAGAGTGGAGGAGGTATACAATTTGTTTTATCACCTAATAAGCATAGAAATACAATTTTTATTGTTGATGAAGCTTCTATGATACCTGATACTCCTGCAGATTCTAAGTTATTTGAAAATGGATCTTTATTAGATGATTTAATACAGTATGTGTATTCTGGTCATGGTTGTAAATTAATTTTAATTGGTGACACAGCACAGTTGCCACCTGTACATTTAGATTTGAGTCCGGCTTTAGATGCTAATAAATTGTCTTTAAATTATAACAAAGAGGTTACTAATTTAGAGTTGAACGAAGTAGTAAGGCAAGCAGAAGATTCAGGTATTTTATACAATGCAACAAATTTAAGAGAGCAATTGCAGAGCGAGTTTTATGATGATTTTAAATTTGATGTAAATCCTTTTAAAGATATTGTTAGGCTAATAGAAGGCAATGAGATTTTAGAAGCGATTGAAGATTCTTACAGTGTAAACGGGAAAGAAGAAACAGCATTTATTGTTAGATCAAATAAAAGAGCTAATTTATATAATGAGAATATTAGAAAACGAATTCTTTATCTAGAGCACGAAATTGCAGTAGGTGATTATATGATGGTAGTTAAGAATAATTATTTTTGGCTTAAACCTAGTTCAGAGTCTGGTTTTATTGCAAATGGTGATATTATTGAAGTTTTAGAAATTTATTCAATTAAAGAAATTTATAGTTTCAAATTTGCTGAAGTAAGAGTTAAAATGGTCGATTACCCTAATCAAGAACCTTTTGAAACGGTTTTACTTTTAGATACTATTTCGGCAGAAGCACCTTCATTACCTTATGAGGATAGTAATAGATTGTATCAAGAGGTTATGAAAGATTATGAAGATGAAACATCAAAATATAAAAAGTTTTTGGCTGTAAAAAACAATAAATTTTTTAACGCTTTACAAGTAAAATTCTCTTATGCTATTACATGTCATAAATCACAAGGTGGGCAATGGGATACTGTTTTCGTAGAACAACCTTATATGCCAAACGGTTTAGATAAAGAAAATATGAGGTGGTTGTATACTGCTATTACTAGAGCAAAAAGTAAGCTTTATTTAATAGGATTTAAAAACGATTTTTTTGTTGATTCAGAATAG
- a CDS encoding DUF4126 domain-containing protein, giving the protein MTTETILSIFLGIGLSASVGFRVFLPLFALSLASYFNLWELNGSWQWIGSLAAVVALGVATLVEIFAYFIPWVDNVLDSFAVPLAAIAGTAVMVSTVANLDPVVTWSLAIIAGGGTATAIKGASATSRLASTATTGGLANPIVSTVETGTAIVVTTASIFAPMIAIVLVIIILSIIFWIYRKLRPRKNKI; this is encoded by the coding sequence ATGACAACAGAAACCATATTAAGTATTTTTTTAGGAATCGGACTTTCAGCATCAGTAGGCTTTCGTGTTTTTTTACCTTTATTCGCACTTAGTTTAGCATCTTACTTTAATTTGTGGGAGTTGAACGGCAGTTGGCAATGGATTGGAAGTTTAGCTGCAGTAGTAGCTTTAGGAGTAGCCACTTTAGTAGAAATCTTTGCTTATTTTATACCTTGGGTAGATAATGTTTTAGATAGTTTTGCCGTACCATTGGCAGCAATTGCTGGTACAGCAGTAATGGTATCTACAGTTGCAAATTTAGACCCAGTTGTAACTTGGTCATTAGCAATTATAGCAGGAGGGGGTACAGCAACTGCAATTAAAGGAGCTTCGGCTACAAGTAGGTTAGCATCAACAGCAACAACAGGTGGGTTGGCAAACCCGATAGTATCTACAGTAGAAACTGGTACAGCGATAGTTGTTACAACGGCATCAATATTTGCTCCAATGATAGCAATTGTTTTAGTTATCATTATTTTATCTATTATTTTCTGGATTTACAGAAAATTGAGACCTAGAAAAAACAAAATTTAA
- the kdsB gene encoding 3-deoxy-manno-octulosonate cytidylyltransferase — translation MKRIAMIPARYAASRFPAKLMQDLGGQPVIIRTYQATVQTQLFDDVYVVTDSDIIFDVVVAAGGKAIMSKKEHECGSDRIAEAIEDMDVDIIVNVQGDEPFIDKESLANVLSVFDNDPKEEIDLASLMFKITDIEEISNPNAVKVIVDTNNVALYFSRSPIPYPRDKDVDTIYYRHKGIYAFRKRALLDFQRLPMLQLEATEKIEAIRYLEYGKKLKMVETDVSGIGIDTPEDLEKAKKVWK, via the coding sequence ATGAAAAGAATTGCCATGATACCCGCACGTTATGCGGCATCTCGTTTTCCAGCTAAATTGATGCAAGATTTAGGTGGTCAGCCAGTTATTATAAGAACTTACCAGGCTACAGTGCAAACTCAATTGTTTGATGATGTTTATGTAGTAACAGATAGCGACATTATTTTTGATGTAGTTGTAGCTGCTGGTGGTAAAGCAATTATGAGTAAAAAAGAACATGAATGTGGTAGTGATCGTATTGCAGAGGCTATAGAAGATATGGATGTTGATATTATTGTAAATGTTCAAGGTGATGAACCTTTTATAGATAAAGAAAGTCTAGCGAATGTTTTAAGTGTTTTTGATAACGACCCTAAAGAAGAAATAGACCTAGCATCTTTAATGTTTAAAATTACTGACATAGAGGAAATTAGCAACCCTAATGCTGTAAAGGTAATTGTAGATACAAACAATGTAGCGCTATATTTTTCTAGGTCACCAATCCCATATCCAAGAGATAAAGATGTGGATACTATTTATTATAGACATAAAGGTATTTATGCTTTTAGAAAACGTGCATTATTAGATTTTCAAAGGTTACCAATGTTGCAATTAGAGGCAACAGAAAAAATTGAAGCAATCCGGTATTTAGAATACGGAAAGAAATTAAAAATGGTAGAAACAGATGTTTCAGGAATAGGAATAGATACACCTGAAGACTTAGAAAAAGCAAAAAAAGTATGGAAATAG
- a CDS encoding HAD family hydrolase, whose amino-acid sequence MEIDSQKIKVIGFDADDTLWINETYFRDAEEEFATLLEGYETKNKIDQELFKMEIKNLSLYGYGVKGFVLSMVECALDLSNNEISSEKITAILNIGKEMISRPVELLDDVEMVLKELSKKYRLIVLTKGDLLDQERKIEQSNLAEYFHHVEVLSDKKESNYKNLLEHLEIDVNEFLMIGNSLKSDVLPLVNIGAKAIHIPFHTTWEHEMVDDNDAKGKEYKTINGLKDLLNFL is encoded by the coding sequence ATGGAAATAGATTCTCAAAAAATAAAAGTAATTGGTTTTGATGCTGATGATACACTTTGGATAAATGAAACTTATTTTAGAGATGCTGAAGAAGAATTTGCAACATTATTAGAGGGGTATGAGACTAAAAATAAGATAGATCAAGAACTTTTTAAAATGGAAATAAAAAACTTAAGCCTTTATGGGTATGGTGTTAAAGGTTTCGTTTTATCGATGGTAGAATGCGCATTAGATTTATCAAATAATGAAATTTCTTCAGAAAAAATTACTGCTATTTTAAACATTGGTAAAGAAATGATATCTAGACCTGTAGAGCTTTTAGACGATGTAGAAATGGTGTTAAAAGAATTGTCAAAAAAGTACAGACTTATTGTTTTAACAAAAGGAGATTTATTAGATCAGGAACGAAAAATTGAACAATCTAATTTGGCTGAATATTTCCATCATGTTGAAGTTTTAAGTGATAAAAAAGAAAGTAATTATAAAAATTTATTAGAACATTTAGAAATTGATGTGAATGAATTTTTAATGATAGGAAACTCTCTGAAATCAGACGTTTTACCACTGGTTAATATAGGGGCTAAAGCAATACATATTCCTTTTCATACTACATGGGAACATGAAATGGTTGATGATAATGATGCAAAAGGAAAAGAATATAAAACGATTAATGGTTTAAAAGACCTTTTAAATTTTTTATAG
- a CDS encoding CatA-like O-acetyltransferase has translation MDFLDIDSWNRKEHFHFFNTFIDPYFSVASKVDVTKTKKFSKENKVSFFAVYLHACVKAINTVENFRYRIIEDKVAVYETIHASATIIRPDHTFGFSFIKYTDDIFEFVKNVEKEKDRIMKSNSLFPSENSIDCIYCSAMPWTNFTGHKEPLSGVKESVPKLAFSKTVDTNGVLEMTVAISVNHALMDGYHVSLFIEEFQKNLYSY, from the coding sequence ATGGATTTTTTAGATATCGACTCTTGGAATAGGAAAGAACATTTTCACTTTTTTAATACTTTTATAGATCCTTACTTTTCCGTAGCATCAAAAGTTGATGTTACAAAAACAAAGAAATTTTCAAAAGAAAATAAAGTTTCTTTTTTTGCTGTTTACCTACATGCTTGTGTAAAAGCGATAAATACTGTTGAGAATTTTAGATACAGAATAATTGAAGATAAAGTGGCTGTTTATGAAACAATTCATGCCTCAGCAACAATTATTAGACCAGATCATACCTTTGGTTTTTCTTTTATAAAGTATACAGACGATATTTTTGAGTTTGTAAAAAATGTAGAAAAGGAGAAAGATAGGATTATGAAATCTAATAGTCTTTTTCCTTCTGAAAATTCAATAGACTGTATTTACTGTTCTGCAATGCCATGGACGAATTTTACAGGTCATAAAGAGCCTTTAAGTGGTGTAAAAGAATCTGTACCTAAATTAGCATTTAGCAAAACTGTTGATACAAACGGAGTATTGGAAATGACAGTGGCAATAAGTGTAAATCATGCATTAATGGACGGTTATCATGTTTCTCTTTTTATTGAAGAGTTTCAAAAAAACTTGTATTCATATTAA
- a CDS encoding 1-acyl-sn-glycerol-3-phosphate acyltransferase yields MGWKLIGDFPKVDKCVLVVIPHTSYADFFLGILIRRVWEEEINFIAKDSLFKGPLGWYLRWVGGAPIVRNKNSDTVAAITNIFNTKKKFRLALSPEGTRKKVTKLKTGFYYIAKSANVPVVMVTFDFGHKQIKISDPKFTTDNKEADFEMYKSFFKGAIGKSPKNSYNFN; encoded by the coding sequence ATGGGTTGGAAATTAATAGGAGATTTTCCGAAAGTTGATAAATGTGTACTTGTCGTTATACCACACACGAGCTATGCTGATTTTTTTTTAGGAATTTTAATTAGAAGAGTTTGGGAAGAGGAAATAAATTTTATTGCAAAAGATAGCTTATTTAAAGGTCCTTTAGGTTGGTATTTGCGTTGGGTTGGTGGGGCACCAATTGTAAGAAACAAGAATAGTGATACTGTAGCTGCTATAACCAATATATTTAATACAAAGAAAAAATTTAGATTAGCATTATCTCCAGAAGGAACACGGAAAAAAGTAACAAAATTGAAAACAGGTTTTTATTATATAGCAAAATCAGCAAATGTACCTGTAGTTATGGTTACGTTTGATTTTGGTCATAAGCAAATAAAAATCTCAGATCCTAAATTTACAACTGATAATAAAGAAGCTGATTTTGAGATGTATAAGTCATTTTTTAAAGGAGCAATTGGTAAATCTCCAAAAAACAGTTACAACTTCAATTAG
- a CDS encoding YebC/PmpR family DNA-binding transcriptional regulator, giving the protein MGRAFEFRKARKMKRWSAMSKAFTRIGKDIVMAVKDGGPDPDSNSRLRAVIQNAKAINMPKDNVERAIKRASDKSLGDFKEVLFEGYAPHGIAILVETATDNNTRTVANVRSYFNKCNGSLGTSGSVEFMFDHTCNFRIPAEGIDPEELELEMIDFGAEEVFADEDGILIYAPFESFGAIQKELESRELEILSSGFERIPQVTKEINEEQATDVEKLLEKLEEDDDVQNVYHSMQE; this is encoded by the coding sequence ATGGGAAGAGCTTTTGAATTTAGAAAGGCACGTAAAATGAAAAGATGGTCCGCAATGTCTAAAGCGTTTACGCGTATTGGAAAAGATATTGTAATGGCTGTAAAAGATGGTGGTCCTGATCCAGATTCAAACTCGAGGTTAAGAGCCGTTATCCAAAATGCCAAGGCTATTAACATGCCTAAGGATAATGTAGAACGTGCTATTAAAAGAGCTAGTGATAAAAGTTTAGGCGATTTTAAAGAAGTACTTTTTGAAGGATACGCCCCTCACGGAATTGCAATTTTAGTTGAAACTGCAACCGATAACAACACTAGAACAGTAGCTAACGTGCGTAGTTATTTTAACAAATGTAATGGCAGCTTAGGTACTTCTGGCTCTGTTGAATTTATGTTCGACCATACGTGTAACTTTAGAATACCTGCTGAAGGTATTGACCCTGAAGAGTTAGAACTAGAAATGATAGATTTTGGTGCTGAAGAAGTTTTTGCTGATGAAGACGGTATTTTAATATATGCACCTTTTGAAAGTTTTGGAGCTATTCAGAAAGAATTAGAATCGAGAGAATTAGAAATTTTATCTTCTGGTTTTGAACGTATACCGCAAGTAACTAAAGAAATTAATGAAGAGCAAGCTACTGACGTTGAAAAACTTCTAGAAAAATTAGAAGAAGATGATGACGTTCAGAATGTTTACCATTCTATGCAAGAATAA
- a CDS encoding 4a-hydroxytetrahydrobiopterin dehydratase, which yields MEKLNIVEIEKRLEQFDGWEFVDGAIETSFEFKNFKEAFSVMTRIAFECEAQGHHPDWSNTYNSLQIRLNTHDAEGVTEKDFKLAKAIEEIIDTE from the coding sequence ATGGAAAAGTTAAACATAGTTGAAATAGAAAAAAGATTAGAACAATTTGATGGTTGGGAATTTGTAGATGGAGCCATTGAAACATCTTTTGAGTTTAAAAATTTTAAAGAAGCTTTTTCAGTAATGACACGTATTGCTTTTGAATGTGAAGCGCAAGGGCATCACCCAGATTGGTCTAATACTTATAACTCTTTGCAAATCAGATTAAACACGCATGATGCAGAAGGAGTTACGGAAAAAGATTTTAAACTAGCTAAAGCTATTGAAGAAATTATAGATACTGAATAA
- a CDS encoding sugar nucleotide-binding protein — protein MDKKKILILGASGFIGNAIYKELCNYFNTYGTYNAARRSFEKNKQFFKYNLEEDDIYDILEKVEPDFVVSALRGSFPAQIIAHQHIVEYVLKRKCKIYFISSANVFDAYSKYPSYEYDKTLSNSIYGRLKIKIENMLLRIPKDKMAILRVPMVFGNGSPRVKAMKVGISNNEPVEIFPNLVMNVTHDSKLTQQIHYLISKNKSGIYHLGSSDLVHHDEFVEEVLKRVGTFTPLFKRVYTTNEERYLAVLPKENKLPKNYQTTYEEIIEDHVIG, from the coding sequence TTGGACAAAAAAAAAATTCTAATACTTGGAGCCAGTGGTTTTATAGGTAATGCTATTTATAAAGAGTTATGTAACTACTTTAACACTTATGGCACCTACAATGCTGCTAGGCGGTCTTTTGAAAAAAACAAGCAATTTTTTAAGTACAATTTAGAAGAAGATGATATTTATGATATTCTTGAAAAAGTGGAACCTGATTTTGTGGTATCTGCTTTGCGAGGTAGTTTTCCCGCTCAAATTATAGCACACCAACATATTGTAGAATATGTTTTAAAAAGAAAATGTAAAATATACTTTATATCTTCTGCAAATGTATTTGATGCATATAGCAAATATCCATCTTATGAATATGATAAAACATTATCTAATAGTATTTATGGTAGGCTTAAAATAAAAATAGAGAACATGTTACTTAGAATTCCAAAAGATAAAATGGCTATTTTAAGAGTTCCTATGGTTTTTGGTAATGGATCACCTCGAGTAAAGGCAATGAAAGTAGGCATTTCTAATAACGAACCTGTAGAAATATTTCCTAATTTAGTAATGAATGTTACCCATGACAGCAAATTAACACAGCAAATTCATTATTTAATCAGTAAAAACAAAAGTGGAATATACCATTTAGGTAGTAGTGATTTAGTACATCATGATGAGTTTGTAGAGGAGGTTTTAAAAAGAGTGGGCACTTTTACGCCTCTGTTTAAAAGAGTTTACACTACTAATGAAGAGCGTTATTTAGCGGTATTGCCTAAAGAAAATAAGCTTCCTAAAAACTACCAAACCACCTACGAAGAAATTATTGAAGACCACGTAATAGGTTAA
- a CDS encoding glutaminase: MIAYQEILNQINNEAKETKDKGSVAKYIPELSKISDKKFGIHLIDAQKNEYTVGDSLELFSIQSISKVLSLSLALGLIGDTIWQRVDVEPSGDPFNHLSLLELENGIPRNPLINAGAIVVADILISNLKNPKEDFLAYVRKISGDDSINFDLKVAASEKETGFNNYAAANLLKAYGNLKNNVEDVLDFYFHQCSLQMNCKQLTSVFYIFMNRGKCLQNKTYLNTGQVKRLNALMLTCGFYDEAGEFAFEVGLPGKSGVGGGIVALLPNTLCVATWSPGLNKKGNSKLGMEALEKLTTATGQSIF, translated from the coding sequence ATGATCGCATATCAAGAAATTTTAAATCAAATAAATAATGAAGCTAAGGAGACTAAGGATAAAGGTTCTGTTGCTAAATACATACCTGAGCTTTCTAAAATTAGTGATAAAAAATTTGGAATACATTTAATTGATGCTCAAAAAAATGAGTATACCGTTGGTGATTCTCTTGAGTTATTTTCAATACAAAGTATCTCTAAAGTTTTAAGTTTAAGTTTGGCTTTAGGCTTAATAGGCGATACTATTTGGCAACGTGTTGACGTAGAGCCATCTGGTGATCCATTCAATCATTTATCTCTTTTAGAGTTAGAAAACGGTATCCCTAGAAATCCATTAATAAATGCAGGAGCTATTGTTGTTGCTGATATTTTAATTTCTAATCTTAAAAACCCAAAAGAAGATTTTTTGGCATATGTTAGAAAAATTTCTGGTGATGACTCTATAAATTTTGATTTAAAAGTAGCAGCTTCTGAAAAAGAAACAGGTTTTAATAACTATGCCGCTGCCAATCTTTTAAAGGCTTATGGAAATTTAAAAAATAACGTCGAAGATGTTCTTGATTTTTATTTTCATCAGTGTTCATTACAAATGAATTGTAAACAACTTACAAGTGTATTTTACATTTTTATGAACAGAGGCAAATGTTTACAGAATAAAACATATTTAAATACAGGCCAAGTTAAACGTTTAAACGCCCTTATGCTAACTTGTGGTTTTTATGATGAAGCAGGTGAATTTGCTTTTGAAGTAGGCTTACCTGGCAAAAGTGGTGTTGGTGGTGGCATTGTTGCTCTTTTACCAAATACATTATGTGTTGCAACATGGTCTCCCGGGCTTAACAAAAAAGGAAACTCAAAACTTGGCATGGAAGCTTTAGAAAAATTAACTACAGCAACTGGGCAATCAATTTTTTAA
- the gcvT gene encoding glycine cleavage system aminomethyltransferase GcvT, producing the protein MKNTALTEIHEKLGAKLVPFAGYNMPVSYEGVNLEHETVRNSVGVFDVSHMGEFLISGPNALSLIQKVSSNDASKLSIGKAQYSCLPNETGGIVDDLIIYQIKEEQFLLVVNASNIDKDWAHISKYNEEFKADMKNISEGYSLLAIQGPKAVEAMQSLTSVDLAAISFYTFEVADFAGIDNVIISATGYTGSGGFEIYCKNDEVEQVWNKIFEAGDAFGIKPIGLAARDTLRLEMGYCLYGNDINDTTSPLEAGLGWVTKFSKDFVNSENLAKQKEEGIKRKLIAFELDERGIPRHDYEIVNADGNVIGIVTSGTMSPSMGKGIGLGYVPKDFSTLGSKIYIQIRKKAIPATVVKLPFYKK; encoded by the coding sequence ATGAAAAATACCGCTTTAACGGAAATACATGAAAAATTAGGTGCTAAATTGGTTCCTTTTGCTGGTTACAATATGCCTGTTTCTTATGAAGGCGTTAATTTAGAACACGAGACTGTTAGAAACAGTGTTGGTGTTTTTGATGTATCGCATATGGGAGAGTTTTTAATTAGCGGACCTAATGCTTTAAGCTTAATACAAAAAGTAAGCTCTAACGATGCTTCTAAATTATCTATAGGTAAAGCTCAATATAGTTGTTTGCCAAATGAAACCGGTGGTATTGTTGATGATTTAATCATATATCAAATAAAAGAAGAGCAATTTTTATTAGTTGTTAATGCTTCTAATATTGATAAAGATTGGGCACATATATCTAAATACAATGAAGAATTTAAAGCTGATATGAAAAATATTTCTGAGGGCTATTCTTTATTGGCCATTCAGGGACCAAAAGCTGTTGAAGCTATGCAATCATTAACTTCAGTAGATTTAGCTGCAATTAGCTTTTATACTTTTGAAGTTGCTGATTTTGCAGGTATCGATAACGTTATTATCTCAGCTACAGGATATACAGGTTCTGGGGGTTTCGAAATTTATTGTAAAAATGATGAAGTTGAACAAGTATGGAATAAAATTTTTGAAGCAGGTGATGCTTTTGGAATTAAACCTATAGGTTTAGCTGCAAGAGACACATTGAGATTAGAAATGGGCTACTGTTTATACGGAAACGATATTAACGATACTACTTCCCCACTTGAAGCTGGCTTAGGTTGGGTTACTAAATTTAGTAAAGATTTTGTAAACAGTGAAAACTTAGCAAAACAAAAAGAAGAAGGTATTAAAAGAAAGCTCATAGCTTTCGAATTAGATGAACGAGGTATTCCAAGGCACGATTATGAAATTGTAAATGCTGATGGAAATGTAATTGGTATTGTAACTTCTGGTACCATGTCACCATCAATGGGTAAAGGAATTGGCTTAGGTTATGTTCCTAAAGATTTTTCGACACTAGGCAGTAAAATCTACATACAAATTAGAAAAAAAGCAATACCTGCTACTGTAGTAAAGCTTCCATTTTATAAAAAATAA